The following coding sequences lie in one Rutidosis leptorrhynchoides isolate AG116_Rl617_1_P2 chromosome 4, CSIRO_AGI_Rlap_v1, whole genome shotgun sequence genomic window:
- the LOC139841877 gene encoding LOW QUALITY PROTEIN: nuclear pore complex protein NUP214-like (The sequence of the model RefSeq protein was modified relative to this genomic sequence to represent the inferred CDS: deleted 2 bases in 2 codons; substituted 1 base at 1 genomic stop codon) yields the protein MAETHTLNVIRVEEEIEGDQTPTNNNRFSKIGEHISIASDADFKFDVNSLPSCPLAVSQRFDAIFVAHSSGFCVAKMKDVVEELTKGGIGSCVQEPSVVDVSIGKVSILALSADSSMLAATVGFKLYFFSVASLLNKDHEPSFIKSLDGSSYFKDMQWSPHSEDQYVVLASDGNLYRGAGQDELNNLMNKVDAATWSITEKSLAVAKYGYLHILSSKFEEKLRIKLLFDSMVDDNLDCVVKVDFVRWVRPDCLMLGCYCLNADVKEENYLLQLISVKDGKSTSPSSSPVALTFNDVFIAIDDGTVPPGSGPYTFTSYLEELKLAFVANKNTNEHIVLFAWSSDMENGASKIEIETEAWFPTIPLQANDDENMILGLAFNKVHKDETVTLPCGDGDTRVAPYGILLCLTVDGKLIMFPFASATGPSALPKDFNPVYDEEVESPILSSQHPVTNIFNDKNESEGEALQTQKIEDSXPSKKAISHIFRDDTQQDAFVIKPNSNKDEGQSLSLQKQENNYETALLKASAPDNLLTKEVDTIKEKPDFVLKSANDKLNKAPFGASSGSFVSSNVFATQSSLGSFSIKESFFSRTSDVKSFQSPHSAVQRNPPVTTHVPSGPQKFSFSKMTSSSSASTNLFSKGASTGAAVTKSVFVVSDAQSNLEKTSNFKFYEKGNLNQHTPSRCINSEPNLSEQHSVEEMAKELDTLLDSIVGPGGFYDASVAVYKPSIAALEQGIWLLSDKCQKSTDTLHRAMEEVQFLLDKTVQVLARKVYMEAIVKQATDSQYLDIWNRQKLSSELDMKSRHILEINKNLTNQLIELERHLNTLELQRFGNNSDVQMNRRSFHTKQNTPRHIQSFHSLHNTMNAQLTAAEKLSENLLKQMAVLSIDTEPVKKTNVQKELFDTIGNSYNTTAFTSKVIMSSNSDSTHKDMKKNELGTVKSFEPETARRGRYSLDKNWASIEPPKATVKRILLQENRQMSPGRLSLPFGTQKFNQRLPERSESSVISHGSSHGALNMSQSRGSQDTQIKRRSEEQSNSSPWSNYSSDSSKYPLTSPKSNQQSRSFLDLSSNNTKSVVTNLFEKKPTEYTESNTNMFVPSASSSTTFSGKSFSLEASRSESPSSIAVSSVPVTLASSPFSFKDTASSSKSATSLGKSSTGFGNKENATQTAPLFGPLPSSTKPTSSIDLNVPKSELSEENPDTSESSIPDLVLTPNFDFKLNEEASSQTSTSSFSASQLNMTPTSSPALSATSFKPEQQSIPVDGVGGQINGSDVAVTQEDEMEEEAPDIAQLTLGNLGGFGLGSSPNPSVPKQNPFSAPFSNAPANTPITSFTLSAPTGGLFRLAFFNVESQQPSQPLQQTSIGAFSGGFGSNNNQSSDGQGFGQPARIGSGQQALGSVLGSFGQSRQFGAGLAGSVASPSPFGSGFGGNQTSGGFASASSNGGGFAILASGGGGFGGLTAGGGGGFAAAATGDGGFGGAPVIGGGFGGSATGGFGSFSSQGGVVIKRGSPGRWKNLRRLKSVNARWCERRKGWLAVIVSNLNTSI from the exons ATGGCGGAAACTCACACATTAAACGTCATCAGAGTCGAAGAAGAAATCGAAGGAGACCAAACTCCTACTAATAAC AACAGATTCAGTAAAATTGGGGAACATATTTCCATCGCATCCGATGCCGATTTCAAATTCGACGTAAACAGTCTTCCATCTTGTCCGTTGGCTGTCTCGCAACGATTTGATGCCATTTTTGTTGCTCACTCGTCAG GGTTTTGTGTTGCTAAGATGAAAGATGTTGTTGAAGAGTTGACAAAGGGAGGTATTGGTTCTTGTGTACAGGAGCCAAGTGTTGTAGATGTTTCTATTGGAAAGGTTTCCATATTGGCATTATCTGCTGACTCTTCAATGCTTGCTGCAACTGTTGGTTTCAAGCTTTATTTTTTCTCAGTGGCTAGTCTTCTTAATAAG GATCATGAACCGTCTTTCATAAAATCGCTTGATGGCTCTAGCTACTTCAAGGACATGCAGTGGAGTCCTCATTCGGAGGACCAATATGTTGTTCTTGCAAGTGATGGTAATTTATACCGTGGAGCTGGCCAAGACGAACTTAATAATCTTATGAACAAGGTTGATGCTG CTACTTGGAGCATTACTGAAAAATCTCTTGCTGTGGCAAAATATGGCTACTTGCACATATTATCATCGAAGTTTGAAGAAAAGTTGCGGATAAAGTTACTGTTCGATTCAATGGTTGATGATAATCTGGATTGTGTTGTTAAAG TTGATTTTGTCAGATGGGTTCGTCCAGATTGTCTCATGTTGGGTTGCTATTGTCTGAATGCTGATGTGAAGGAGGAGAATTATCTGCTTCAACTCATCAGTGTCAAAGATGGTAAAAGTACAAGT CCTTCTTCCAGTCCAGTGGCATTGACCTTTAATGACGTGTTCATTGCTATAGATGATGGTACCGTCCCGCCTGGAAGTGGACCCTATACGTTCACGAGTTACTTGGAGGAACT TAAACTTGCATTTGTTGCTAATAAGAACACCAATGAACATATTGTGCTATTTGCTTGGTCGTCAGATATGGAGAATGGAGCCTCAAAGATAGAAATAGAAACTGAAGCATGGTTTCCAACAATTCCTCTTCAAG CTAACGATGATGAGAATATGATCCTGGGGCTCGCATTCAACAAAGTTCACAAGGATGAGACAGTTACACTCCCATGTGGTGATGGAGATACAAGAGTTGCACCTTATGGCATTCTTCTGTGCCTTACCGTTGATGGAAAACTTATAATGTTTCCTTTTGCCAG TGCCACAGGCCCTTCAGCACTGCCAAAGGATTTTAATCCTGTATATGATGAAGAAGTGGAGTCACCTATTCTCAGTTCTCAGCATCCCGTGacaaatatttttaatgataagaaCGAAAGTGAGGGTGAGGCTCTACAAACTCAGAAAATTGAAGACAGTTAACCAAGTAAGAAAGCAATTTCTCATATATTTAGAGATGATACGCAACAAGATGCTTTTGTTATAAAGCCGAATAGTAACAAAGATGAAGGGCAGTCACTTTCTTTACAGAAACAAGAAAACAATTATGAGACCGCATTGCTTAAAGCATCTGCACCTGATAATCTTTTAACTAAAGAAGTTGATACAATCAAAGAAAAACCTGATTTTGTTTTAAAGTCTGCAAATGATAAATTAAATAAAGCACCTTTTGGAGCTTCAAGTGGATCATTCGTTTCCTCTAATGTTTTTGCAACACAATCTTCATTGGGATCATTTTCTATTAAAGAATCATTTTTTTCTAGAACTTCTGATGTGAAGTCTTTTCAATCACCTCATTCTGCTGTTCAACGAAATCCACCCGTTACCACGCATGTTCCTTCTGGTCCTCAGAAATTTTCATTTTCCAAAATGACTTCTAGTTCGTCGGCCTCAACCAATCTTTTTTCAAAAGGAGCTTCAACTGGAGCTGCAGTTACCAAATCGGTGTTTGTTGTTTCTGATGCACAATCAAATTTGGAAAAAACTTCTAACTTTAAGTTTTATGAGAAGGGAAATCTTAACCAGCACACTCCGTCAAGATGTATAAATTCTGAGCCAAATCTATCAGAACAACACAGT GTTGAAGAGATGGCGAAAGAACTAGACACTTTGTTGGATTCTATTGTGGGACCAGGTGGTTTCTATGATGCCTCTGTTGCTGTATATAAACCATCCATTGCAGCACTAGAACAAGGCATTTGGCTACTGTCAGACAAATGCCAAAAGTCGACC GACACATTGCATCGAGCAATGGAAGAGGTTCAATTTCTTCTTGACAAGACGGTTCAAG TTTTGGCGAGAAAAGTATATATGGAAGCAATTGTTAAACAAGCTACAGATAGTCAATACTTGGATATCTGGAATCGCCAGAAGTTGAGCTCTGAACTGGATATGAAAAGTAGACATATCTTAGAGATAAATAAG AATTTGACAAATCAACTTATAGAACTTGAAAGGCATTTAAACACCCTCGAGCTCCAAAGATTTGGTAACAATAGTGATGTACAAATGAATCGCAGATCTTTCCATACAAAACAAAATACACCAAG GCACATTCAGTCTTTTCACAGCCTACACAACACAATGAATGCACAGTTAACAGCTGCAGAGAAACTTTCTGAAAATCTTTTAAAGCAAATGGCTGTGCTTAGTATAGACACGGAGCCTGTGAAGAAAACAAATGTGCAAAAGGAGCTATTTGACACTATAGGAAACTCCTACAATACTACCGCTTTCACGAGTAAAGTTATAATGTCTTCAAATTCAGATTCTACCCATAAAGATATGAAGAAAAATGAACTAGGTACGGTGAAGAGTTTTGAACCAGAAACTGCAAGAAGGGGCAGATACTCGCTTGATAAG AACTGGGCTAGCATTGAACCTCCAAAAGCAACTGTAAAAAGGATA CTTTTGCAAGAGAACCGTCAGATGAGTCCTGGTAGATTAAGTTTACCATTTGGTACTCAAAAGTTTAATCAACGGTTGCCTGAACGTTCAGAGAGCTCTGTGATTTCTCACGGTTCTTCACATGGAGCCTTAAATATGTCTCAAAGCAGAG GCAGCCAGGATACACAGATAAAAAGACGTTCCGAGGAACAGTCAAATTCTTCACCATGGAGTAATTACAGTTCAGATTCATCAAAATATCCTCTAACTTCACCAAAATCTAATCAACAGTCTCGGAGTTTCTTGGATCTTTCGTCAAATAACACAAAGTCAGTGGTGACAAATTTGTTTGAAAAAAAACCTACCGAATATACAGAATCTAATACTaatatgtttg TGCCGAGTGCCAGCTCATCCACCACCTTTTCAGGAAAAAGTTTCTCTCTGGAAGCTTCTAGAAGCGAAAGTCCATCTTCCATTGCAGTATCATCTGTTCCCGTTACTTTAGCATCATCACCCTTTTCTTTTAAAGATACCGCTTCATCTTCAAAATCTGCTACATCGCTCGGTAAATCATCAACCGGTTTCGGTAATAAAGAGAATGCTACTCAGACTGCCCCTCTTTTTGGACCTTTACCTTCTTCAACTAAACCCACATCGAGCATAGATTTGAATGTTCCCAAATCTGAACTGTCTGAAGAGAATCCAGATACAAGTGAAAGTTCTATACCTGATTTAGTTTTAACTCCCAATTTTGACTTCAAACTAAATGAGGAGGCTTCAAGTCAAACTTCAACAAGTTCCTTTTCAGCAAGTCAACTCAACATGACTCCTACAAGTAGTCCTGCATTATCAGCAACAAGTTTCAAACCAGAACAACAATCAATCCCTGTGGATGGGGTTGGTGGACAAATCAACGGTTCAGATGTTGCGGTTACACAAGAAGATGAGATGGAGGAAGAAGCTCCTGACATTGCTCAACTTACATTGGGAAATCTTGGTGGCTTTGGTCTCGGATCAAGCCCAAACCCGTCTGTACCCAAGCAGAATCCCTTCAGTGCACCATTTAGTAACGCACCAGCAAATACACCAATCACTTCTTTTACTCTTTCCGCACCAACTGGTGGACTTTTTAGACTTGCATTCTTTAACGTTGAATCTCAACAACCTTCCCAGCCACTTCAGCAGACAAGTATTGGTGCATTTTCTGGTGGCTTTGGGAGCAACAACAATCAAAGCAGTGATGGACAAGGGTTTGGACAGCCTGCTCGGATTGGATCTGGCCAACAGGCTTTAGGGTCGGTTCTTGGTTCTTTTGGACAATCGAGACAATTTGGTGCTGGTCTAGCTGGAAGTGTTGCTTCTCCAAGTCCATTTGGCAGTGGCTTTGGTGGCAATCAAACTTCTGGTGGTTTTGCCTCTGCTTCTTCAAATGGTGGTGGATTTGCTATTCTGGCCTCAGGCGGTGGTGGCTTTGGTGGTTTAACTGCAGGTGGCGGTGGTGGTTTTGCTGCTGCAGCCACTGGCGATGGTGGTTTTGGTGGTGCTCCAGTCATTGGTGGTGGATTTGGTGGATCGGCTACTG GTGGCTTTGGAAGTTTTAGCAGTCAAGGAGGTGTTGTGattaagaggggatcgcctggacgttg GAAAAATTTGAGGAGGTTGAAAAGTGTGAACGCTAGATGGTGTGAACGCAGAAAAGGGTGGCTAGCCGTAATCGTTTCCAATTTGAATACTTCTATATGA